The following proteins are encoded in a genomic region of Burkholderia cepacia:
- a CDS encoding glycine betaine ABC transporter substrate-binding protein: protein MNKWMNAARLFLLMCYMPVAVAAPQDNPITIGVNNWAENIAVANLWKVLLAQKGYKVNLQQGDKAIIYSAVAQGKLDLTFEVWLPSTDAAPYNNVKSRVEKIGPWFDKAQLGLAVPDYVKVDSIDQLNAHAAQFGRDGQAAIFGIEAGSGLMKLTEKAKADYGLSYSVLATSEAAMLLALTRAEQRHEPIVVTLWNPHWVWAKYPMHYLKDPKGTFGNPDAIYAIAASNFTHDHPDPSRWLHQWKMDDQTLGSLMNDIRAEGETTPEKGVTVWIGKNPALVAQWLK, encoded by the coding sequence ATGAACAAGTGGATGAACGCCGCCCGGCTGTTTCTTTTGATGTGTTACATGCCGGTGGCTGTTGCGGCACCGCAGGACAACCCGATCACGATCGGCGTGAACAACTGGGCAGAGAACATCGCGGTCGCGAATCTGTGGAAAGTCCTGCTCGCGCAAAAAGGCTACAAGGTTAACCTTCAACAAGGCGACAAAGCGATCATCTATAGTGCCGTCGCGCAGGGAAAGCTCGACCTGACGTTTGAAGTGTGGCTGCCGTCCACCGATGCCGCGCCATACAACAACGTGAAGTCACGTGTGGAAAAGATCGGCCCTTGGTTCGATAAAGCGCAACTCGGTCTGGCCGTGCCGGACTACGTGAAGGTCGATAGCATCGATCAATTGAATGCACATGCCGCGCAGTTCGGACGCGATGGACAGGCCGCGATCTTCGGTATCGAAGCGGGCAGCGGACTGATGAAGCTGACGGAGAAGGCCAAAGCAGACTACGGCTTGAGTTACTCAGTGCTGGCGACATCGGAGGCGGCCATGCTACTCGCGTTGACCCGCGCGGAGCAGCGGCACGAGCCGATCGTGGTCACGCTCTGGAATCCGCATTGGGTGTGGGCGAAATATCCGATGCACTACCTGAAGGACCCGAAGGGTACGTTCGGCAACCCGGATGCGATCTATGCCATCGCAGCGTCGAATTTCACCCATGACCATCCGGACCCGTCGCGCTGGTTACATCAATGGAAGATGGATGACCAGACGCTTGGATCGCTAATGAACGATATCCGAGCCGAAGGCGAGACCACGCCGGAGAAGGGTGTGACGGTATGGATCGGCAAGAATCCAGCGCTGGTGGCGCAATGGCTCAAGTAG
- a CDS encoding acyl-CoA dehydrogenase family protein, with protein MNQTDAYQDIREAVRDLCGEFSAEYFRKIDEERGYPEAFVDALTKAGWLAALIPQEYGGSGLGLTEASVIMEEINRAGGNSGACHGQMYNMGTLLRHGSAEQKQRYLPRFASGELRLQSMGVTEPTTGTDTTKIKTTAVRKGDRYVINGQKVWISRVQHSDLMILLARTTPLSDVKKKSEGMSIFIVDLHHAIGNGMTVRPIPNMVNHETNELFFDNLEIPAENLIGEEGRGFKYILDGLNAERTLIAAECIGDGYWFVDKVSQYVKDRVVFGRPIGQNQGVQFPIARSFVNVEAASLMRFEAARRFDAHEPCGAQANMAKLLAADASWEAANACLQFHGGFGFACEYDVERKFRETRLYQVAPISTNLILSYVAEHILGLPRSF; from the coding sequence GTGAATCAAACCGACGCGTACCAAGACATTCGCGAAGCCGTTCGCGACCTGTGCGGTGAGTTTTCCGCTGAATATTTCCGCAAGATCGACGAGGAACGCGGCTACCCCGAAGCGTTCGTCGACGCGCTGACGAAAGCCGGCTGGCTCGCCGCACTGATTCCGCAGGAATACGGCGGCTCCGGTCTCGGCCTGACCGAGGCATCGGTGATCATGGAGGAAATCAACCGCGCGGGCGGCAACTCCGGCGCGTGTCACGGCCAGATGTACAACATGGGCACGCTGCTGCGCCACGGCTCGGCCGAGCAAAAGCAGCGCTACCTGCCGAGGTTCGCGAGCGGCGAGCTGCGCCTGCAGTCGATGGGCGTGACCGAGCCGACCACCGGCACCGACACGACGAAGATCAAGACGACCGCGGTACGCAAGGGCGACCGTTACGTGATCAACGGCCAGAAGGTGTGGATCTCGCGCGTGCAGCACTCCGACCTGATGATCCTGCTCGCACGCACCACGCCGCTGTCGGACGTGAAGAAGAAGTCCGAAGGGATGTCGATCTTCATCGTCGACCTGCATCACGCGATCGGCAACGGGATGACGGTGCGCCCGATCCCGAACATGGTGAACCACGAGACAAACGAACTGTTTTTCGACAACCTCGAGATCCCCGCGGAGAACCTGATCGGCGAGGAAGGCCGGGGCTTCAAGTACATCCTCGACGGATTGAATGCGGAACGCACACTGATCGCGGCCGAATGCATCGGCGACGGCTACTGGTTCGTCGACAAGGTGTCGCAGTACGTGAAGGATCGCGTCGTGTTCGGCCGGCCGATCGGCCAGAACCAGGGCGTGCAGTTTCCGATCGCCCGCTCGTTCGTCAACGTCGAGGCCGCGAGCCTGATGCGCTTCGAGGCCGCGCGCCGGTTCGATGCGCACGAGCCGTGCGGCGCGCAGGCAAACATGGCGAAGCTGCTCGCCGCCGATGCGTCGTGGGAAGCCGCGAATGCGTGCCTGCAGTTCCATGGCGGCTTCGGTTTCGCGTGCGAATACGACGTCGAGCGCAAGTTCCGCGAAACGCGCCTGTATCAGGTCGCGCCGATCTCGACGAACCTGATCCTGTCGTACGTCGCCGAGCACATCCTCGGCCTGCCGCGTTCGTTCTGA
- a CDS encoding M24 family metallopeptidase → MTILRPTHRPEDCEPTTEEIAQIQRDRLAAVRRELKKRDLTAAILFDPTHMRYATGSRNMQVYSMRNPARYAFVPAEGKVVLFEYAGCDFLAEGLDTVDEVRPATAISYYFCDDMLGRVTERWADEIDELVKQSGGGKRIAIESATSAAAFALQARGYQISDAQEPLERARAIKVPNEIKMIRSSLRAAEEGVRKLEAALVPGISENELWSHLHKHIIETDGDYVETRLISSGPRTNPWFQESSPRKIQAGELVGLDTDVVGRFGYYADFSRTFLCGDGPATPAQKNLYRLAYEQVHSNMENVRAGTTFQEFIAKAWKIPGPYQARRYFALAHGVGMTGEYPYIVHREDNETKGYDGVIEPGMTLCIESYIGHEDGGEGVKLEEQVYVRDDGQVELLSDYPFEARLLA, encoded by the coding sequence ATGACGATTCTTCGCCCGACTCATCGCCCGGAAGATTGCGAACCGACCACGGAAGAAATTGCGCAGATCCAGCGCGACAGGCTCGCCGCCGTGCGCCGCGAACTCAAGAAACGCGACCTCACCGCCGCGATCCTGTTCGACCCTACGCACATGCGCTACGCGACCGGTTCGCGCAACATGCAGGTCTATTCGATGCGCAACCCTGCCCGCTACGCATTCGTGCCGGCCGAAGGCAAGGTGGTTTTGTTCGAATACGCAGGCTGCGATTTTCTGGCTGAAGGACTCGACACGGTCGACGAGGTGCGGCCCGCCACGGCGATTTCCTACTACTTTTGCGACGATATGCTGGGCCGCGTCACCGAACGCTGGGCCGACGAAATAGACGAACTGGTGAAGCAAAGCGGCGGCGGCAAGCGCATCGCCATCGAAAGTGCGACTTCAGCGGCGGCGTTCGCGTTGCAGGCGCGCGGCTACCAGATCTCGGACGCACAGGAACCGCTCGAGCGCGCTCGAGCGATCAAGGTGCCCAACGAGATCAAGATGATCCGCTCGTCGCTGCGCGCGGCCGAAGAAGGCGTGCGCAAGCTGGAAGCGGCACTCGTGCCCGGCATCAGCGAAAACGAACTGTGGTCGCATCTGCACAAGCACATCATCGAGACCGACGGCGACTATGTTGAAACGCGGCTGATCAGTTCGGGGCCACGAACGAACCCGTGGTTCCAGGAAAGCAGCCCGCGCAAGATTCAGGCGGGCGAACTGGTCGGACTCGATACCGACGTAGTGGGGCGCTTCGGCTACTACGCCGATTTTTCGCGTACCTTCCTGTGCGGCGATGGTCCCGCAACGCCCGCGCAAAAGAATCTCTACCGTCTCGCCTATGAGCAGGTCCATTCGAACATGGAGAACGTGCGCGCCGGCACGACCTTCCAGGAGTTCATCGCCAAGGCATGGAAGATCCCCGGTCCGTATCAGGCACGCCGTTACTTCGCGCTCGCGCACGGCGTGGGCATGACGGGCGAGTATCCGTATATCGTCCATCGCGAAGACAACGAAACAAAAGGTTATGACGGTGTGATCGAGCCGGGCATGACGCTATGCATCGAAAGCTATATCGGTCACGAAGACGGCGGCGAAGGCGTCAAGCTCGAAGAACAGGTCTATGTGCGCGACGACGGCCAGGTTGAGCTACTGTCAGACTATCCGTTCGAAGCGCGCCTGCTCGCTTGA
- a CDS encoding LysR substrate-binding domain-containing protein: MELRHLRYFLAVAAASNFTKAAEALGIGQPPLSQQIKALESELDVELFRRTARGAELTLAGEVFAQEARRVLDAAERAVRAARRAARGETGHLRVGFTGTAAFNSKVSDLIRRFREAFPDAELTLQEAASRMLLEALEAGHLDVAIVRPARRAAATLRLLDWDDEPMFVALPVAHRLAQRRRIDLVELADESFVQVPREAGGALFDHIVAACNAAGFEPRMAQPAPQMASAVTLVAAGLGVSVVPKAITQVQVAGVSYRPIAGNGLRARLAITSRCDDPSAVVRNFLLLAGQKLA; the protein is encoded by the coding sequence ATGGAACTCCGGCATCTCCGTTATTTTCTGGCCGTGGCGGCCGCGTCGAATTTCACCAAGGCTGCCGAGGCGCTCGGCATCGGGCAGCCGCCGTTGAGCCAGCAGATCAAGGCGCTCGAAAGCGAGCTCGATGTGGAACTGTTCAGGCGGACCGCGCGTGGCGCCGAGCTGACGCTGGCGGGCGAGGTCTTCGCGCAGGAAGCGCGCCGCGTGCTCGACGCCGCCGAGCGTGCGGTGCGCGCGGCAAGGCGGGCCGCGCGCGGGGAAACCGGGCATCTGCGCGTGGGTTTCACAGGGACGGCGGCGTTCAATTCGAAAGTGTCGGACCTGATCCGGCGCTTTCGGGAAGCGTTTCCGGATGCCGAGCTGACGTTGCAGGAGGCCGCGTCGCGGATGCTGCTGGAGGCGCTGGAGGCCGGGCACCTCGACGTCGCGATCGTGCGGCCGGCACGCCGGGCCGCCGCGACGTTGCGGTTACTCGACTGGGACGACGAACCGATGTTCGTCGCGCTGCCCGTTGCGCACCGGCTGGCGCAGCGGCGGCGGATCGATCTGGTGGAACTGGCGGACGAGTCGTTCGTGCAGGTGCCGAGGGAGGCCGGCGGCGCGCTGTTCGACCATATCGTGGCCGCATGCAATGCCGCCGGGTTCGAGCCGCGCATGGCGCAGCCTGCGCCGCAAATGGCGTCCGCTGTGACGCTGGTGGCGGCCGGGCTCGGCGTGTCGGTCGTGCCGAAGGCGATTACGCAGGTGCAGGTTGCAGGCGTGAGCTATCGGCCGATAGCGGGCAATGGACTCCGCGCAAGGCTGGCGATCACGTCGCGATGCGACGACCCGTCTGCCGTTGTCCGCAACTTTCTTCTGCTCGCCGGGCAGAAGCTGGCGTAA
- a CDS encoding FAS1-like dehydratase domain-containing protein, translating to MEVTVNAPRSHASDDVQQVATDLISAERAAAFAATLDHPTRPVAGDALLPAWHWLYFWSIEQQAELGHDGHPRKGGFLPDLGLPRRMWAGGRLAFERPLTIGTIATRTSRVLSIERKEGRSGALGFVTVEHVIESAGEVAIREEHDIVYRGPAAPGATAPSPKGAPDDAQWQLDITPDEVMLFRYSALTFNGHRIHYDRTYARDVEGYPDLVVHGPLISTLLLDLVTRSLPDATVVEYAYRAVRPTFLGNTFSVCGRLADDGKTIDLWAKDHDGWLTMSATATLA from the coding sequence ATGGAGGTGACAGTGAATGCTCCCCGGTCGCATGCCAGCGACGATGTTCAACAGGTCGCGACCGACCTGATCAGCGCCGAACGTGCCGCGGCATTCGCCGCCACGCTCGACCATCCGACGCGCCCTGTAGCAGGCGACGCGTTGCTGCCCGCCTGGCACTGGCTGTATTTCTGGTCGATCGAGCAGCAGGCCGAACTCGGCCACGACGGTCATCCGCGCAAGGGCGGCTTCCTGCCCGACCTCGGGCTGCCGCGACGCATGTGGGCCGGCGGCCGCCTTGCGTTCGAACGCCCACTGACGATCGGCACGATCGCGACGCGCACGTCGCGCGTGCTGTCGATCGAACGAAAGGAAGGCCGCAGCGGCGCGCTCGGCTTCGTCACCGTCGAGCACGTGATCGAATCGGCAGGGGAAGTCGCGATCCGCGAGGAACACGACATCGTCTATCGCGGCCCGGCCGCGCCCGGCGCCACCGCCCCCTCGCCGAAGGGCGCACCCGACGATGCGCAATGGCAGCTCGACATCACACCGGATGAAGTCATGCTGTTCCGCTATTCCGCACTGACCTTCAACGGCCATCGCATTCACTACGATCGCACCTATGCGCGCGACGTCGAAGGCTATCCGGACCTCGTCGTGCACGGCCCGCTGATCTCGACGCTACTGCTCGACCTCGTGACGCGCTCGCTGCCTGACGCGACCGTCGTCGAATATGCCTATCGCGCGGTGCGGCCGACCTTCCTTGGCAACACGTTCAGTGTATGCGGCCGCCTCGCCGACGACGGCAAGACCATTGACCTTTGGGCGAAGGATCACGACGGCTGGCTGACCATGTCCGCGACCGCGACCCTCGCCTGA
- a CDS encoding MFS transporter — MSSPSLSPSMPGTRKTASDALPAGVSPRSAAYKRIALALFLAGFATFSLLYCVQPLLPAFAREFGLGAASSSLSLSLSTGMLAISILCAGALSERVGRRGLMFASMTLAALFNVLAALSPDWNLLLVWRALEGFALGGVPAVAMAYLAEEIASDGLGFSMGLYVGGTAFGGMVGRIGMSMLEEHFSWRTAMLTIGVVDLVAAAAFVMLLPPSRRFVKRTDLTLRHHVRLWGEQMRHARLPFVFAIGFLVMGAFVTIYNYAGFRLTAAPFNLSATACGLIFGAYLFGMVSSSSAGALADRLGRSPVLVSGVLVFAAGLALTLSHSLVAIVVGIVLVTIGFFIAHSVASGWVGYLAGAAKGHAASLYLLAYYLGSSVLGSIGGTFWQHGAWTGVAAYVAVLLALGLLAARRMTRVEHVR; from the coding sequence ATGTCCTCCCCTTCGCTTTCCCCATCCATGCCCGGAACGCGGAAAACCGCGTCCGACGCGCTGCCCGCCGGCGTTTCCCCGCGCTCGGCCGCGTACAAGCGCATCGCGCTGGCGCTCTTCCTTGCCGGTTTTGCCACGTTCTCGCTGCTGTACTGCGTCCAGCCGCTGCTTCCCGCGTTCGCCCGCGAGTTCGGGCTCGGCGCGGCCTCGAGTTCGCTCTCGCTGTCGCTGTCGACCGGGATGCTGGCGATCTCCATCCTGTGCGCGGGCGCGCTGTCCGAACGCGTCGGTCGACGCGGGCTGATGTTCGCGTCGATGACGCTCGCCGCACTGTTCAACGTGCTCGCCGCGCTGTCGCCCGACTGGAACCTGCTGCTGGTCTGGCGCGCGCTGGAAGGCTTCGCGCTCGGCGGCGTCCCGGCGGTGGCAATGGCCTATCTCGCCGAGGAAATCGCGTCGGATGGGCTCGGCTTCTCGATGGGGCTCTATGTCGGCGGGACCGCGTTCGGCGGCATGGTCGGACGGATCGGCATGAGCATGCTGGAAGAGCATTTCTCGTGGCGCACCGCGATGCTGACGATCGGTGTCGTCGACCTCGTCGCGGCGGCCGCGTTCGTGATGCTGCTGCCGCCGTCGCGGCGCTTCGTGAAGCGCACCGACCTGACGCTGCGCCATCACGTCCGGCTGTGGGGCGAGCAGATGCGTCACGCGCGGCTCCCGTTCGTGTTCGCGATCGGCTTCCTGGTGATGGGCGCGTTCGTGACGATCTACAACTATGCGGGCTTCCGGCTCACCGCGGCCCCGTTCAACCTGAGTGCGACCGCGTGCGGGCTGATCTTCGGCGCCTACCTGTTCGGGATGGTGTCGTCATCGAGCGCGGGCGCGCTCGCCGACCGTCTCGGACGTTCACCGGTGCTCGTCAGCGGCGTGCTCGTGTTCGCTGCGGGCCTCGCGCTGACGCTGTCGCATTCGCTCGTCGCGATCGTCGTCGGCATCGTGCTCGTGACGATCGGCTTCTTCATTGCCCACTCGGTCGCGAGCGGCTGGGTGGGCTACCTCGCGGGGGCCGCGAAGGGGCACGCCGCATCGCTGTACCTGCTCGCCTACTACCTCGGGTCGAGCGTGCTCGGGTCGATCGGCGGCACGTTCTGGCAACACGGCGCGTGGACGGGCGTCGCCGCGTATGTCGCGGTGCTGCTCGCGCTCGGGCTGCTGGCTGCACGCCGGATGACCCGCGTGGAGCATGTGCGGTAA
- a CDS encoding HU family DNA-binding protein has product MDSAQGWRSRRDATTRLPLSATFFCSPGRSWRNCIWRRNDCGRRCWSRLTALGAVQRRSAVRYWARRRAARTGRNPTTDAEIASAAAKTLKFIAGKAFKYAVNAP; this is encoded by the coding sequence ATGGACTCCGCGCAAGGCTGGCGATCACGTCGCGATGCGACGACCCGTCTGCCGTTGTCCGCAACTTTCTTCTGCTCGCCGGGCAGAAGCTGGCGTAACTGCATTTGGCGCCGGAACGACTGTGGTCGCCGGTGCTGGAGCCGGCTGACTGCCCTCGGCGCCGTGCAACGGCGGAGCGCAGTTCGGTATTGGGCGAGACGGCGTGCCGCACGGACCGGTAGAAATCCGACGACGGATGCAGAGATCGCGAGCGCAGCGGCGAAGACGTTGAAGTTCATTGCTGGCAAGGCATTCAAGTATGCAGTGAACGCGCCTTGA
- a CDS encoding LysR substrate-binding domain-containing protein produces the protein MDIRQLRYFVSIVEYGSLGKAAEKLFVAQPSLSQQIAKLEADIGVTLLLRSPQGVKPTAAGQALYRHARLVLRQMEQLRQEVREGVGSESGTVAVGFPTTMTSILAVPLFERVRSRYPGIRLQYIESMSGFINELLANGRLDLAILFRESNTTGITALPLFDEVLHLLGEPGDAVPSRARTCTLAALAGVPLVAPGVQNGLRLLLERTFAREEVPLNIIADIDSLPTMISLAQSGLACTILPASVMALREPSNRPKMRRIVEPEIRRPASLCWSNTSPINSAALVVRETIVELIGELAASGTWTGITLREADSSPA, from the coding sequence ATGGACATCCGCCAGCTCCGTTACTTCGTCAGCATCGTGGAATACGGGAGCCTCGGGAAGGCGGCCGAAAAACTGTTCGTCGCGCAGCCGTCGTTGAGTCAGCAGATCGCGAAACTTGAAGCCGACATCGGGGTCACGCTGCTGCTGCGCAGCCCGCAGGGCGTGAAGCCGACCGCGGCTGGGCAGGCGCTGTACCGCCATGCGCGGCTTGTGCTCCGGCAGATGGAGCAACTACGCCAGGAAGTGCGGGAAGGTGTGGGCAGTGAGTCCGGTACGGTCGCGGTGGGTTTTCCCACCACGATGACGTCGATTCTCGCCGTACCGCTGTTCGAACGGGTCAGGTCTCGTTATCCGGGCATCCGGCTGCAGTACATCGAAAGCATGAGCGGCTTCATCAACGAGCTGCTCGCGAACGGGCGGCTCGACCTTGCGATCCTGTTCCGCGAATCCAACACGACCGGCATCACCGCGCTGCCGCTGTTCGACGAAGTGCTGCATCTGCTCGGTGAGCCGGGCGATGCGGTGCCGTCGCGTGCGCGCACCTGCACACTCGCGGCGCTTGCCGGCGTGCCGCTCGTCGCGCCGGGCGTGCAGAACGGGCTGCGCCTGCTGCTCGAGCGCACGTTTGCGCGCGAGGAGGTGCCGCTCAACATCATCGCGGATATCGATTCGCTGCCGACGATGATCTCGCTCGCACAGTCGGGCCTCGCGTGCACGATCCTGCCCGCATCCGTGATGGCGCTGCGCGAGCCGTCCAACCGGCCGAAGATGCGCCGGATTGTCGAGCCGGAGATCCGCCGACCCGCGAGCCTGTGCTGGTCCAACACGTCCCCCATCAATTCCGCGGCGCTGGTGGTGCGGGAAACGATCGTCGAGCTGATTGGCGAGCTCGCTGCAAGCGGCACGTGGACGGGCATCACGCTACGCGAGGCCGATTCGTCGCCGGCGTGA